ATTGATGTTTTTACTTGCTGAACATTTGTTTCTcttacataaattaaacatcTCTATacgttttgaaattaattttatgtttttgttggatttcaactttgtcttgtgtatttttttacttgtccaCGGGCAACcaagacaaaaataattacttgtACGGTTGTTCAAATGTACGAGTCGGGCATAGCATTTCCACACCCCtggttataaaacttttttttcagggcacaaacccactttaaagagacttgtctactgccatacccatcctattttcatgcaccatttgcaagcaagagactgaatggtttgcaaattataaatcaggacggtgtccaattaaaacaaaagaactaaactggatgaatattgtaggagaaatctagaggaaagttttgatttgtgaaattggttttcctgaaaagtcattcatcctagcctacagaaaggaactataactgtccaccaccaactgacgagctaatgttgagcttcacatatggaattactcaaaaaccaatgTCTATTttttcagcacagatttcacaagttatgacacagctgtgctttttttatacttgttaaagagttgtatactaaattttatttttttatcaataaatatatattgtgtcatttaagaacttgtattttgtcaaaagatgcatactaatgaatgaaagtggtgcagttcattttgctttggtatatagaattgaattacaattgttcatgttattggaatgcttataaaaataaggagatgtggtacaatatatttgatatttagtgagtttatcaagcaaaagtgaataagaaataggtataagcagttacaggtactactgtacaatctcaaacaatgagaaaaactcataccgtaaagagaatttcatatttacaagcaagttttgtttttgcgttaaataattttcttctattgttttaattgcaaatatgggaagtggttaaaatgctaatgagacagctgttatggccacatagccttaattgaaattttctttttcattcataccggtagattttgcctggagttagaaacatatctgccaacttttcaaaatgcacatgggggttttacgtgaaagatggtccatatagtcatacaaaaccttcaagggggccttcaaatggaagcaggacaagttgccccactggctaatcgccccactttttaaaaaaccgccacaaactgatttatcaaatcgccccacatgtgaaattggttaaatcatgtttaatattactcctgccaactcgccctacttataaaaaaacagtaatatttagattaatatatatacaattaaacataaaaactcgcaccactttaatgaaaactaatctacacagaatacaaaaaaaccgaaaattaatttaattactattattgatatatactgagattataattctaaaataaaactgattgttgaagaataactaagttttgaagcttagttatttgcataacaattgaaaagtaaccagttaaatgtatcaaaatgcaatataaggaatttaacttatattcaatggaataacatctttttccataagtgggTCGGGTTGGCATTACTtaattcatcctggttaataatatatttatctagatttcacccATTTCCATTAGATGGgaccagttggcaggagtaatattaaagggatttaacacagttcacaagtggggtgatttggtaatccaggttggggcagtttttttgtcgagtctgcgacttttgtcgcagaaagctcgacaggGATAGTGATACGGCTGCGGCGATGTTAGCTcagttcttaaaagctttatattttagaaggtgggagacctggatgcttcatactttgtatatggttgcctcatgttacaaagattccgtcagtcacatgtccaatgtccttgacctcattttcatggttcagtgactacttgaaaaaaaagttaaaattttttgtaatgttaaattctctcttattatacatgtaagtaattggataactatatttggtatgtgcgtaccttgcaaggtcctcttgcctgtcagacagttttcacttgacctcgacctcatttcatggatcagcgaacaaggttaagttttggtggtcaagtccatatctgagatactataagcaataggtctagtatattcggtgtatggaagcactgtaaggtgtacatgtccaactggcaggtgtaatctgaccttgacctcattttcatggtttagtggttatagttaagttttgtgttttggtctgtttttcttatactgtttgcaataggtctcctatattttgtgtatggcatggttgtaaggtgtacaggtctacctggtaggtgtcatatgaccttgacctcattttcatggttcagtggtttaagttaagttcttgagttttggcctttttttctaatactttatgcaataggtcaactatatttggtgtatggaaatatttcatgatttacatgtcagtcgcacaggttttatttgaccttgatctcattttttacagttcattgctcagtgttaagcttttgtgttttggtctgtttttcttaaactataagcaattagtcaatattatttgttgtatggaagaattgtaagctgtacatgcctacctggcatggtttatctgaccttgacctcattttcatggttcaaaggtcaatgtttagttttcttggtttatgttaagattatgtgacagttgtaataacgctttattattaggactatcaacagactatcaatgattagtaaagaaggcgagacatttcagtgtgtgcactcttgtttttaaagtgaggcgagttagtgaaaaagtggggcgatttgtcatggattcccttcaaatatattctaatgtggtttttggcttcttcatgcattaacaagctcatagccattgttgaattaattgttttccttaaaatagtcgacaaaattgctctcacaaaatttccatttgggagccttgagctcgatgggggaaatactctgcaaatactgacagttgacaggtatggtcatcaaaaaagttgacatgttactatgtacatttaccattatgttacttgatgtccttgctatacacacagtacagagactagtcaatctttgtgaactattttttatgggagtgataaaatatgtgtatacaatcaataattaaaaatagtctatttatattgaaaaggaaaagttcttatatgtctaaagaagagggacgaaagacaccaaagggacagtcaaactcataaatttaaagcaaactgacaaggccatggctaaaaatgcatttcatgggaggcacagaaaatatactgtaaacagtagactagatataggtgaactaggtacaaaagaactctaaatcttaaattctacaaaccacctctgttctatggaagataatgatataactggactagaaatacacacaacctgtaattaactgcctttacagcgctttcgcgctttgattttttatgaatttaacaaTCTTTTGTAAAGTAAAATTCAGCATTGTTGAAAAATGTTGTAtgtatgccaatgagacaatttccCACTAAATTAAAATCCTATAAATATGTCAACTGAATCatgaattttttataaattgtttggttttattttacagaGATATATCACAATGAATGACAGAAAAAGAAAGGCAGAAGATATCCCCTTTACTAACGGTAATGGCGTGCATGTTCTGAAGAAAAATAACTCTGAAGTCTCACTCGGCCAGCCTGTTGTGGAAGAGGAAGATTTGTTATTGAATGGTTTTCCTTCCACACAGGAGAGTAACTATGGTGGAACAGGAGAGCAGTCGTGGTCAGCAGACCATCTTGCTCAGAAGTTGGAGGAAATTGGTTTGAGTGAAGTAGCTAAAAAGTTTAAAGGTGTTTAGCTTTATCTAATAAGTTTTGCTAATTGTGAACATATTATATACTTGTATCTAAGtgattataatttgaatttgagtTGAGTCATTTTTGGTCCAGAGTTTTTTAAGGAAAATTGGTTCTGATAATTCATTAGTTAATTCTTCTGATGGAAATAGTCGAAATTTCCATTAGTATTTTTAACTTACTTCTTCTAGAATTCAGGAACGGACAAACTGATgtttccagttttatttaaattcaggaGTTCAATACTTCTGAAGTTTTAGAAGCAACTAAATTTGATATATGAGCCTTCTATTGTTTCCATAGAATGTCATACATTTTTAACGATAATATGTTCAAAATTCACAAGTTCACACAGATGTGattattttgaatacattttagAGTTTGAACCACCTttgtattaaattatttaacatgttttgaaaatatatagacaataacttgtactgtttagtgtcttttaATATTATCTGTATTTGTACCAAGCTAGAAAACAAGGTGTACGTGACCTTTTAGCGAGCTATTACACCTGTTTCGAGCagagtacaaatacagctgatatttaaagacactaaacagttattgtctttatcttgCAATTAATTCTatgtattatttctgttttgaaagacacaaaaacacatgttttgcatttagttttgatttgaaatcCCTTGAGGACCGTGTAGTAATACGATACAGTAATCATGCATTCAGCTGAATTTCGGGTTCGCAAAAAATAAGAATCACaaatggtcaacaataatacatcgctcGATGGTGaattattatctattttaacataacaactaatttcaacagtataaacagataacaaaacattgttcaATTTGAAACAGGGATGTACTAATGGTCCTACACTCCAGACTGGACAATCACTATaaaacatgcatgctgaaattgacatggttgttCTTGTcacacaatcatacacattcaagttttgaaattgaTAGTTGTCATTGTAAAAAAGACTGCTGTTCATGTATGTATGAATGTGTATGTTATCAGCATATTGGTATGATTCTTATTGctttaaagaaatgtttgaaaaagtaATTGTTAATTCGCAATTAATACGTCATTGGAATGCGACTGTACtgcaatacacattctgaggtcaaGCAGTTTCATATAATACTTAGTTTTGCAGTGGGCGGAGCTTTCAGacgatatctgtatagtacatgtatacagatacagcatagcgatatctgtagggctgtatctgtatagacTAGTAGAACACCCAAATGCAGGATAAATACTTGAATTTTAcagcattttcattttataattgagCAGTTGATTATAATTGTACTTTTCTGATTTTCCAGAACATAACATATCAGGAAAAGTAATAGACATGATAACAGAAGAAAAACTAACAGAAATGGGTATAGAGTAAGTAAAATATACCTCAAGACTTGTGTCAGGTTCTGTGACAACCTCACAACATTTGAAATGTCTGAACATGATTTTTCTTGACACAATTGTTTTCAAAGGCATTATActataaattaacaaatgaaaGAATTCAGGTAGTCCTATCAAACATAACACTTAGCAGTATTAGAGCTAATGCTCAAGTCTTAAATAGGGGGACTTATTAAACTCATAAAATCTACAGTAATGACACAGTTCCATCTCAATATTATAGCCATCAACCAGGAACAAAAAATACAGCTATAAATAAGACTAGATTTTCTTAAACATGTATTAAGGTACAATGTAGCATAGCTAGGTAatatttgcttttatttatgttaaaggGCAATACCATTCTTGTTATTTTGTCTTTGTTGTTATATAATGGAGGACAAAGACAACAGTTAATAATCTTTGatgaatttaaactttataataaaTGCATAAAGATTTGGTTACACTTGCATTA
This is a stretch of genomic DNA from Mytilus trossulus isolate FHL-02 chromosome 6, PNRI_Mtr1.1.1.hap1, whole genome shotgun sequence. It encodes these proteins:
- the LOC134722812 gene encoding uncharacterized protein LOC134722812 produces the protein MRIQYYPFSHSKLYIDFVNHRYITMNDRKRKAEDIPFTNGNGVHVLKKNNSEVSLGQPVVEEEDLLLNGFPSTQESNYGGTGEQSWSADHLAQKLEEIGLSEVAKKFKGV